A region of the Lycium barbarum isolate Lr01 chromosome 1, ASM1917538v2, whole genome shotgun sequence genome:
TGTTTGGGGTTCATTGTGCATATAAAGCTCAATTTCAGCATAAATAAGGAAAATATCAGGGAGTTCTGTGGACTGGTTTAACGTTTCCCTTCCAATTGTTAGTTCAATGCCATAATTTGTTTTGGGTATTTTAAAGGCTATAAAGTGTGTGGCATGGGTCAAGAATGTTTTTTCCTCTTACCGTTTTTCCGCTCTTTAATTATGGAGAGTTTAGGCGGGGAACAGTGATATGTCCAGTGTTCTCAAacgcgcgcttaagccctgaagcgaggggCAAACCaagttgagcgcttcgcctcgcttaatgtgcgcttcagtgacgtcatcaaggctctaaggcatatttttccttgccaatgagagTCTCCTGAATAGGAAACACTAAACATTTGTTATTTTCACTTTATcgtattttttttcaatttctttgtccatatatattTGTTATTATTACTTATTATTATTGGTCTTGGATCaaacatatatattcatatttttttctccatttgcgccttttttcattaaagcccatgcTTTATTTGTGCTTTGCTCTTAAAGCCCCGATGGACCTTAGACCTTTGTTGCGCTTCTCGCATTTGGTAAATGTTTTTCTAATGCATTGTGATTTATGCAGGTGAGGAGCGATGAAGATGGGTTTTTGGGTTCGTGGCACCCGGGTACTGTGATTGGTTGTGATGATTTGATTCGTCGAGTTAAATACGATCACCTTCTGTCGGAAGATGGTGCTGGCAACTTGGTAGAATCTGTAAGTGTTTCTCCTATGGTTGATGGGGTAATTCCTGCTGATCAAAATCCAGTTCACAGTCGTGGTGTGATTAGGCCTTCGCCACCTCCACATGAATTTGGAAAATGGCCTTTAACGTATGGACTGTGTGTAGATTTCTATTACCAAGATGCCTGGTGGGAAGGTGTGATTTTTGATCGTGAAGAACGGAACGAGGAGCGAAGAGTTTTCTTTCCAGAAATGGGTGATGAGATGATGGCTCCAGTGGACAAGCTTCGAATAAGTCAAGATTGGGATGAGGTTACCGAAGAATGTGAGCCTCGTTGTTCTTGGATTTTCCTTGAATTGATTGAGGAGATTGAGCAGCTACACCCGCGCTTAATCTCAGTCAAACAAATTTGGTATGAAGTGCAGCTGAAGCCTGATTATGATGAAGTTCTCAAGCAATGGTGGACGTCTTCTTCAATAGatatttggaggaaattggtgaaGGAAGTTGTGCATGATAATATGAAGTTAACTATCAAACAATTTTTTTCTGAACTGAACTCCTCAAAGGTCTTTGTAGAGGGAGGCCAATTGCTGGAATTTTCAGAACCTGCCCTTGAAATGTATATTGATAACTCGACTGCACCCTTTACTGAATCCGGTTGCAAATTAGATAGTCCGGCTGTGCTTCCTATGGATCAGGATGATGTTTCCCATCCTCAACCTGTTGAAAAGCAATCTGTTTCAGACGGTTTTGCTCCTGCCACAAAGGAAGTTCAACTGTGCGGTAATGGTGATTGTTGGTCAATTCCTCCTAGTCAAAAAGAAGATTCATCTGTACCTCCGCCTAGTGATGACGTTGCTGGTATTTTGTCCAGTACCAAGAGAAAACCATCGACTTTCGCGAATTCTAAGCCTCGCAGGGGGAGACCTCCTACAAAGAAGAAGAACTCAGAAGCAATTGCTAAGTATATGTCATCTATGTCCTCgatgaaaaaatttaagaagcCGCCTAATGATGACATTGCTGGTATTTTGTCCAGTAGCAAGAGTGAACTACCGACTTTTAAGCCTCGCAGGGGGAGACCTCCTACAAAGAAGAAGAATCCCGAAGCAATTGTTAAGTATATGTCATCTATGACCTCGATGAAAAACTTTAAGAAGCCACCTAGTGATGACATTGCTGGTATTTTGTCCAGTAGCAAGAGTGAACCACCGACTTCTAAGCCTCGCAGGGGGAGACCTCCTACAAAGAAGAAGAAATCCGAGGGGCAGAACCTGGTCGGTGAACCTGACTCTTGTCCAGAAGCGTTAATTGCTAAGTATATGCCAGATAAATCCTCGGTGAAAAAATTTAAGAAGCATCTCTTACATTTGGGCTGGAAATTTGAACTCATAATGGACTGTGGCATCATAAAGAAAAATTACGTTACTCCTGATGGAAAGGTATTAGGGTCACTTACCCAAGTTTGCCAGGTGTTGGAAGAGTCAAAAGCTTGTCGGCCCGTTCCCCCAGTTGAACAAAGTAGTTTATATGAGTCAACTGATAACTCCATCCAGTCTCCTCCTTGCATGGAAGGACCACAAACATGCAGAGAGGTGCCTGAGTTGCCATCTACTTCTACTGAAGAAACAATTATTGATCCTGAAATCAGTCGTCAAGCTGTAATTGATTACTGTTCACCGAGATCTAAAGGTGCCTATCATAAGTTGTATAAACTTGGGGTGAAGATAGGGGATACTACCCTAAAAGCTAAGAAATACCTAGCTGCAACTGGATGGAAATTCTATACTGTTGGGAAGAAAGACAAGAAATTGCGTTTCCGCTCCCCGGAAGGTAAACTTTTTATCTCTTTCCGAAAGGCTTGCATATGGTGCATAAAAAAGTGGGAATCCGAAAGCCAATTACCAGAGCATGACCCCCTGTTAAGAGAAAAAGAACCCCTTCAAAATGGTAAAAGCAGATTGTATAACATGACCAAaccaagaaagaagagaaaacatgGCGATGTAAGAGATATTCATACTGGTGGCTTGCCAGGGAAAAAATCCAGGCCTTCACTCAAAAAAGGAGATGGTATAGGATCTAATTCTTTAGCCTGTGTGATGCGATCAAGTAAAAGAGCTCGGAAGGCGGCTCCTTCTTCCTCTAATCAAACACCTCGAACAGTTTTATCTTGGTTGATAGACAATAATGTGGTCCTGCCACGTGCTAAGGTACAATATTGCGGAAAGAAGTATGGTAATCCAATTGCAGAAGGGCGGATAACTCGTGAAGGAATCAAATGCAATTGCTGCCAAAAGATATTTGGTCTTCGTAACTTTGAAGCTCATGCTGGGAGCAGTTGTCACAGACCTTCAGCAAATATATTTTTGGAGGATGGAAGGTCTCTTCTTGAGTGTCAAATGCAGATGAAACGCAAACAGAGTGTAAACAACACCACGAAAGAACCATGTGCAGTAGAAAAGGGTAGTCGTTTTAGCACAAATGACTATATATGTTCTGTGTGTCATTATGGCGGTGAATTAATTCTCTGTGATGAATGCCCTTCTTCATTTCACCGTGATTGCCTTGGGATGAAGGTATCACTTTCTTACTGTTATATTGTACTTCGTTTTCTTAATCCTCAATCAGAAAGCTAAAATCTTGCATCCAATTGCTTAAACAGGAGGTTCCAGAAGGTGACTGGTTTTGTCCATCATGCTGTTGTAAAGTGTGTGGTGAGAGCAGATTTGATACAAACAGAAACCACTTTACAGATAACTCCGTTCTCATTTGTTGCCAGTGTGACCATAAGTGTGAGTAGCTGTTTGATCTTTCTCATATGTTCCAACAACATATTGTAATATTTCTAGTGACATTTTTGTGCTCAGGTATATAGAATTGTGTGTATATGTGTGCGCACATATCTCCGTATAGGTACTTCTTTATTGATTAAGATTTGATTCGATGTAGATCATGCTCGGTGCTTGAGAAGCAAGGGTCCTGGAAAGCTGGATAATTATCCTGAAGGAAATTGGTTCTGCAACAAGAGTTGTGAGCTGGTATTTGAAGCATGCTTTCCTTACACAACATTTTTTGCTAAGAAGTTTAGAAAATGCAATATTTAATGCCTGAGAAACATAGTGATTACACGCTTAACTAGTGCTTTTTTTCCATTTTCAGTGGATTTTAACTATGTGAGAAATTTTATtggagacaattttttttttttttttttgcagatatTTTTGGGCATGCGTCATCTTTTGGGAAAGCCAGTTATAGTGGGTGATGATAACCTAACTTGGACATTGTTGAAATATATAGAACCTGATGATTCTGGTTCTGATATTGTGGGTTATGAGTCCAGCATGGAGAATTATAGCAGACTTAGTGTTGCTTTGAATGTGATGCATGAATGTTTTGAACCAGTCGAAGAACCTCACACCAGTAGAGATATTGTAGAAGATGTTATCTTTAGTAGATGGTAAGATTCAGATTTTACCATCTAGACACGTAATATGCTTTAATTGcctttattaaaaaaatgaaCGGGCATTAATTATTTCAGCTAACGACAAACAAAATCTAAAACTGCAGGTCAGAGTTAAACCGCTTAAATTTTCAAGGTTTTTACACTGTGCTGTTGGAAAGAAATGACGAACTGATTACAGTAGCGACTGTAaggtatgttatatatatattctttgcgCAAATTAAAACTAGTTCTGTACTCTTCCTTGTAAACTTTTCCATAATTCTAAAAGTAATAAACAAAATTTTGatacaaatatatataattttactGTCATTTCAAAGAGTTTATGGAGAAAAGGTGGCAGAGATCCCTCTTGTTGCAACACAATTTCAGCACCGCCGACTTGGAATGTGTCGCATTTTAATCAAGGAGCTCGAAAAGGTATGCATCTCCTCTTCAGTTCAGCTTTGCGGGGTGGTGGTATACCAAAGGAACAGGTCTAAAAGAGGCCCGAGTATGTTCTTTCTGATGCAGGGACGTTCATGAAAGCTATATAAAGTATAAAAAGTCTTGTTGTTTTTTGGAAAAAATAGTTATGGGTTTCTTTCCCCGACCAGGGCTGTGGATTCAAGAATTTTAGGCTACGTATTTAAGCTGGTAACAATGACAATGGTTAGCGATCCCAATGAGGGGTTGCTGATGTacattttgtaggaaaagatttTCTGGTATTTGGAAATGTTTGTTATCTCATAGTAGGCATATTTGTCATGTGATTTGCATTGATCCTAATAAATTTGACTTAGTTTGCTGGGCAGTCAGCTGAATTAAATGCTTGATTTGAAGAATGATCAAGTAGTCTATAACCCAGAGAATTAGTGATATCGTGCAGGCAGATGATAATTTTGAGTGTTTAATCATTTAATCCAAGTGTACTTATTAACTGTTTCTGTTTTTTTCTCATTGCAAGTTTGTTTCTCTCTCCAGAAACTCATGGAATTAGGAGTTGAGAGGCTAGTTTTACCAGCTGTCCCTGCTGTCCTGAACACGTGGACCGCTTCATTTGGTTTCTCAGTGATGAAAGAATCAGAGAGAGTAAACTTCTTGGATTACACTTTCCTTGATTTCCAGGGTACTATCATGTGCCAGAAGATCCTTCAAAAGACTGCTTCTCCTTCTGTGATATCGAGTGTATTAACAGGTACATGATATTCTGTCTGTTGTGACAAGAGATGAGTATCTTTTTATCTGCAGCTGAAATTTAATAGCCCCTGCAGAAGCCGAGCAAACACACTTTGACAATACAAATAGCAAAGACAATGTTGAATTGGATGACAACACTGCTGTCTCCGAGGTGGACCAAGGATCTATGCAGTATGTTTCCTCTCTCTTTTGTTCCGCTTTGAAAGGTTTGAAGAAGAGACTAATCAAAGCGCTATAAGTTTCACATCCATGAGGAATAGAAATTACTTTAACAAGAAATATGATTCTTTTTTTAAAACTAATGATATGGACCAGCAGTCTAACTGACTCATGTGGAGGAAAAGAGAAATTGACATAAATAGCCACCCACCAAAATAATAACCAgcaaatgtatattttttgtgTATCACTTGTAtgataatatacataaaatagacaTATTCTATACATAATAGTGGATATTTGGCTAATGAATGTAATTATTTTTAGCCGACCGGCAAAATGTGTAACTTGTTGAATTAATTAATGATATGAACAAGAAGTCAAGTAGACCCAATAACTGCACTACATAACCATCAATGGAGGAGCTATCACAGTAGATGTATCTCAAACACTCATTTACTAAATTcatacatacaacaacaacatacccagtgagtcCCACATGTGGGCTTACTACATTCATACATATGTATGATTTTTGTATAGTATATCTCATATCTAATTATAAGGTGTGATTTGTAAAAAACAAACAGTAGTACAAGGCGTTCAGAAATTCTTCCTTCATCCTAATACATGCCATTTGGAAAGTTACTACTGTGCTTTTCACTCAGAACACCAGGAGTATCTGATATCAATAAAACCAACTTTCGGGCTCCTTTTGCTACTTTTCCTTTGCTCAGAAAATGTCATTTCATTGTTATAAATTTCTTAATTATTGGATCCTCGTCATAATTAACATCTTTTGTTATTTTTAGCAGGTGAACCAACAACGTTGTCTTAGCATCGCCATGATAGTAGCCTGATCAAATGCTACAAGCTGAGAAGGATAAGTCGTCCTGTAAAAACAAAGCTAATATCAGAAGGGGTAATACTCAATATTAAGCTGGTGATTTCTTaagaaaaaaagttgaaccaGCAGTGGAGCTGTGAGTATCTGTTACAGGATTCTTATTTAAAAGACCTGAAAATTTGTTCTCAGGTTTAACGTTAGTTTCCTCCTTTATAAAGGAGTAGGAGGGAATTTGTCAAGACTGGTTACGTTTACTTGAtccaataaaaaaataaaaaaaaatcgtcaAGTCTGGTATATATGCTGTATAGATGATTAGTTCGAATTGGCATCAGCAAATTTTGTATCGTTTTTGTTCCTGATATTAGTTATTACAATGCATAAAGCCAAAACTCTCAGCTTCCAAGAATGGAAATATTTGGTTTTGTCTAGAGCAAGTTCATTTCAGATTATCGTGATTAATCTAGAGTAGAAGTTCTTCTATTGAAAGGTTTTGCATTGTCAGGTATCACGAACCTTGTCAATTATTCTCCTCCATTAATTGTTAGAATGGAGAGACCAGGAGAAGCAATTTGCGGGGCCTACACTCCCCTCATTCTAAATCTTTTGACTCTAGATTCTGGATTCTCACTTTGTTCTTCCTTTTTTTAATGCATGATGCAATTTGTAGGGGCCTACACTCTCCTCCTTTCTTCCTCATTCTAAATCCTCTGACTCTAAATTATGGACTTTCTGTTGAGATGCATGGACGCAATTTGCATGGCGTACACTCCCCTTCGTTCTTCCTCATTCTAAATCATCTGACTCACTCTGGATTCTGGATTCTCCTCTCAAAAAAATGTCAGTGCCTTAGCAACCAAGAGAGGTAGCCGATAGCCATAGACAAGGGTCTCTGAGGGGTCCTGAATCTCTACTTGGAAAAAGGTACATATTAATGAGTTTCTTAAAATATATACAGAGTTTGAATCAGAATTCGGCCGAACCCATATATTAAATCTGCCCTCATGACACTCTGTCATCCAcggaatttttaaaaaaaaaatccactcaCAAAGCTTCTATTTTTTCTCAAGTTAAATACATATCGAAACATAAatttaactttcaaacaccttgtttcaactttttttcaaattcacatatttttttaatttctaaacgcATGTTGGATGTCTTATGATAAGCAATTTACATATACAATCATGGGCAGGCTCGCAACCAGCGTATTAATTAGCTAATATGATGAATCCTCTGACTATACTTCGTGGTTCTCTTTCTTTTGATTAGGGTCCCAACTGATGATTATGTAAAGTGCTTATCATAAGATACCTATTTTTTTACTTAAAAATGCAAGCATACTGTTCAGATAGGTCATTATCAAATGATTTAGTGACTTAATAGTCAATACAAAAGAaagataaacagaataccgaaaCTTGGAGATAATCAATTCGTCctgaaatttaaatttaaatttaaatttaaattaaagATTGTTCCAGGAGctagtttaagaaataaaaaactAGGTCTTGATTTAAATAATAAGATAAAGTATGTGATAGataatgtaaatatgtagtcatagaatattttgtaaatcttctaatttaggttagtatattttgtatcctaataggacattgtaactatggtatatttaccaattccatcaatgagaataatcacggaattaatctctttcatggtatcagatactagggttttCTTTCTTCCTCTTCCGCTACCCTAATTTTTTTCCGTCGTCCCCTtccttcttttttctccttttccgTCCACCttcttgctctccttcaatggcagacaccaagtttcATCCTGCtatggctgtctccaacatcaagaatcacattcctatcgttcttgagatggaaacggatcattattcggcttgggccgaattattcaagcttcatgcccggtctcaTCGTGTCCTTTCCCATATTCTCCCGACCGGAAAAGAGAAAGCTCCTTCCACCAACGaagaaaaggagttgtggtccacctTGGATGCCATGGTACTTCAATGGGtgtatgcaaccatctccacggacttattgcatacGATCATTGAAGAAGATCTATCGGCGAAGGAGGCttgggatcgcctccgtaatctttttcaagacaacaaaaactcccgtgtCGTTGCATttgaacatgatttctctcatgtcaagttgcgggattttccaaacgcttcggcgtattgtcaacgactcaagaccttggccgatcaactcaagagcgtgggggctccggtgaccgacaaccaCCTCGTTCTTCAAATGGTGGCTGGCCTCACCGAAGCGTACAAGAATGTGGGCACCTACATCCGacaaagtaagcctcttccatcattctccgaagctcggtcaagtctgtgccttgaggaaaaggcgttggctgaaatgcatgatgactcgccctcggctatggtggctaattcccaACGTGAGTTTGATGACTCCACTCCTATGGAACATTCTGGTCGTGCACACCATCATAGGGGCAAAAATAAACACAAAAATCGTGGCTCTAGCGGCGGGAAAaataacggcggtggccgtggttctGGCGGCGGCAATGCACACCGTCGCCATGGTGGTCGTGACCGGCAGCAGGCCCCCatgcagcagcagtggcagcAGTCCTCTTCACCACTACAGCAGTGGCAGCAGTCCTCTTCACTGTGGCCATGGGGGTGGATGCCGCaatgggctcccccttgcccgtatcccaCCCAGtagtgggctcggccacagcagcagtggcagccgcaACCACCTTCTTTCGGTGGCAGGTCGATGGCCCAACCTGGAATAttgggctcgcgaccacagcaACAGGCGTTTGCAGCAGCAGGCCCAACGACGCCGTGGACTCCGACTGATATTGAATCTGCtatgcacacgatgacgttgagCCAACCTGATccaaattggtatatggataccggcgccacatcccatatgacatccacaaaaggtactctctcgtcttattttaatttgagcgatcataatactggcattgttgttggtgatggtaagtcaattccaattcgaggttgtggtcgtgctaaattgcctcccccgaaccctccaTTGTTATTAAATAATGTCCTTCTtgctccaaaactcataaagaatttaatatcggttcgtaaatttactactgataactctgtaagtgttgaatttgatccttatgggttttctgtgaaggatttcctaACGGGGATGGCTatcatgagatgtaatagtaggggtgctctttATCCATTGTCCACCCTCAAACACCACTTCCATTCACCATcaacttttgctgccttgtcttctacgcgttggcatgatcgtttgggccacccgggagcttctattttggattttcttaggcacaataaaagcattgaatgtaatagttctagttcatctagtatttgtcattcttgcgttcttggtaaacatgttaagttgccttttgctagttctatttccgagACTTTATTTccgtttgacattattcatagtgatttgtggacgtCTCCCATTTTGAGCTCTATGGGGCATCGTTGTTATGTTTTGTTCTTGGATGATTTTACTAATtttttgtggactttccctttggctagaaaatctgaggtttactcaaaattcatagaGTTTAAGTCCCATAtccttactcaatttgaacgtcctatcaaaaATGTCCAATGCGATAATGGGAAagaatatgataatggtcaattcggCAAATTTTGTgcgtccaatgggatgtctttccgtctttcatGTCCTCATAcgtcctctcaaaatgggaaagccgaaagaaaaattcgttcaaTCAATAATGTCATCCgcactcttcttgctcatgcctcaATTCCTCCAtcgttttggcatcatgcattgcaaatggcaaCTTATCTCCTTAATATTCTACCAAGCAAGTTGTTGGGTCACAAATCCCCTTTAGAAGTCCTTTatcaacggaaaccatcttattctcatctccgggtctttgggtgtttatgttatcccctctTTCCGTCTACTAATATTCACAAGTTGCaacctcggtcaactccatgtgtctttttgggatatccaccaagccatcgtggctacaaatgctttgatttatcctcaaataaaatcattatttgtcgtcacgtgttgtttgatgagactcaatttccgttcTCTAAAATCCACACTTCCACTCCCACCTCGTATAACTTCCTTGATGATGGTTTTTCACCTTACTTGATCCGTCATCTCGCCACCAGTCCCTCTCCACCGCAGCCGTGTCCCCCTCCCCCGCTGCCCAGTGGTTTTCCGCCTGCTCTAGGCCAGCTGCCCACGCCACCTTCGGCTGGGCAGCAGCGTCTCCCGTCCTCCACGCTAGACCAGCCCGCACATATGCCCAACCAGCTTGCCAACAGCCCACCAAACTCCACCACTACTCCTCCTATACAGCAGCCCCTACCCAAACgcgcatggtcactcgtagtcagcgcgggatctttaagcccaagcacccatttaatctacatacgGCAGTTACCAGAtcccccatacctcgtaatccgttagatgcgctacgtgacccgaattggaaattggccatgaatgatgaatataatgctcttattaaaaataagacgtgggagttggtaccccgtccacctaatgtgaatgttattcggtctatatggatttttactcataaagaaaagtctaatggtgattttgagaggcataaagcccgtcttgtaggtgatggcaaaacgcagcaggttggcattgattgtggtgagactttcagtccggtcgtaaAGCCAGCTACGATTCGCACTGTTTTAAGTCTAGCTCTCTCTAagcattggcccattcatcagttggatgtcaaaaatgcatttcttcatggcgagctcaaggagacagTATATATGCATCAGCCGATGGGTTTTCGAGACCCATCTCATCCCGATTATGTGTgcttgttgcgcaagtccttatacGGGCTTAAACaagcaccgagagcttggtataaaagatttgctgactttgtttatTCCATTGGTTTTGTTAATAGCAGGTCCGACAACTCATTGTTCATCTACAGCAAAGGTCCCGACTTGGCTTAccttttactatatgtggatgatattattcttactgcttcttcgGATACTCTCCGCTGTTCGATTATGGAtcttcttggctcagaatttgcaaTGAAGGACCTAGGTtctttgaattattttcttggcatcgcggtgacccgtcacaagggtggtatgtttctttCACAACGTAGTTATGCTACGGAGATTATTGAGCGTGCAGGcatgtcctcgtgtaagccttcttccactccggttgacactaaaccgaaggtcagtaCCGCTTCTGGCGATCTTTGTgacgatcccactcatttccggagtcTTGCAGGTGatcttcagtatcttaccttcaccagaccggatatttcttatgccgtgcagcagatttgtcttcatatgcatgctccacgagatacgcatatgcttgctcttaaacggattattcggtatattcagggtactcttgatcatggtttgcatctctatcCATCTTcggttactgatttggtttcatatACTGATGCTGACTGGGGAGGGATGTCCCGACACACGATGTTCAACGTCaggttattgcgtgtttttgggagataatttgatatcttggtcatccaaacgccaacctactctttcccgctccagtgcggaagcagaatataggggggttgctaatgttgtctctgaatcatgctggcTACGTAACCTACTCTTGGAGCTACATTGTCCAGTCCCTAAGGCTACTTTGGTGTATTGCGATAATGTCAGTGCTATTTACTTGTCAGGgaatccagtccaacatcagcgcaccaagcacatcgagatggatatccattttgttcgtgagaaggtggcgcgcggccaagtacgtgtccttcatgttccgtcccgatatcagc
Encoded here:
- the LOC132606277 gene encoding uncharacterized protein LOC132606277 isoform X4 is translated as MAAENERFLRKRKQNVDKHTHRKLGVDQKVEVRSDEDGFLGSWHPGTVIGCDDLIRRVKYDHLLSEDGAGNLVESVSVSPMVDGVIPADQNPVHSRGVIRPSPPPHEFGKWPLTYGLCVDFYYQDAWWEGVIFDREERNEERRVFFPEMGDEMMAPVDKLRISQDWDEVTEECEPRCSWIFLELIEEIEQLHPRLISVKQIWYEVQLKPDYDEVLKQWWTSSSIDIWRKLVKEVVHDNMKLTIKQFFSELNSSKVFVEGGQLLEFSEPALEMYIDNSTAPFTESGCKLDSPAVLPMDQDDVSHPQPVEKQSVSDGFAPATKEVQLCGNGDCWSIPPSQKEDSSVPPPSDDVAGILSSTKRKPSTFANSKPRRGRPPTKKKNSEAIAKYMSSMSSMKKFKKPPNDDIAGILSSSKSELPTFKPRRGRPPTKKKNPEAIVKYMSSMTSMKNFKKPPSDDIAGILSSSKSEPPTSKPRRGRPPTKKKKSEGQNLVGEPDSCPEALIAKYMPDKSSVKKFKKHLLHLGWKFELIMDCGIIKKNYVTPDGKVLGSLTQVCQVLEESKACRPVPPVEQSSLYESTDNSIQSPPCMEGPQTCREVPELPSTSTEETIIDPEISRQAVIDYCSPRSKGAYHKLYKLGVKIGDTTLKAKKYLAATGWKFYTVGKKDKKLRFRSPEGKLFISFRKACIWCIKKWESESQLPEHDPLLREKEPLQNGKSRLYNMTKPRKKRKHGDVRDIHTGGLPGKKSRPSLKKGDGIGSNSLACVMRSSKRARKAAPSSSNQTPRTVLSWLIDNNVVLPRAKVQYCGKKYGNPIAEGRITREGIKCNCCQKIFGLRNFEAHAGSSCHRPSANIFLEDGRSLLECQMQMKRKQSVNNTTKEPCAVEKGSRFSTNDYICSVCHYGGELILCDECPSSFHRDCLGMKEVPEGDWFCPSCCCKVCGESRFDTNRNHFTDNSVLICCQCDHKYHARCLRSKGPGKLDNYPEGNWFCNKSCELIFLGMRHLLGKPVIVGDDNLTWTLLKYIEPDDSGSDIVGYESSMENYSRLSVALNVMHECFEPVEEPHTSRDIVEDVIFSRWSELNRLNFQGFYTVLLERNDELITVATVRVYGEKVAEIPLVATQFQHRRLGMCRILIKELEKKLMELGVERLVLPAVPAVLNTWTASFGFSVMKESERVNFLDYTFLDFQGTIMCQKILQKTASPSVISSVLTEAEQTHFDNTNSKDNVELDDNTAVSEVDQGSMQ
- the LOC132606277 gene encoding uncharacterized protein LOC132606277 isoform X3; its protein translation is MAAENERFLRKRKQNVDKHTHRKLGVDQKVEVRSDEDGFLGSWHPGTVIGCDDLIRRVKYDHLLSEDGAGNLVESVSVSPMVDGVIPADQNPVHSRGVIRPSPPPHEFGKWPLTYGLCVDFYYQDAWWEGVIFDREERNEERRVFFPEMGDEMMAPVDKLRISQDWDEVTEECEPRCSWIFLELIEEIEQLHPRLISVKQIWYEVQLKPDYDEVLKQWWTSSSIDIWRKLVKEVVHDNMKLTIKQFFSELNSSKVFVEGGQLLEFSEPALEMYIDNSTAPFTESGCKLDSPAVLPMDQDDVSHPQPVEKQSVSDGFAPATKEVQLCGNGDCWSIPPSQKEDSSVPPPSDDVAGILSSTKRKPSTFANSKPRRGRPPTKKKNSEAIAKYMSSMSSMKKFKKPPNDDIAGILSSSKSELPTFKPRRGRPPTKKKNPEAIVKYMSSMTSMKNFKKPPSDDIAGILSSSKSEPPTSKPRRGRPPTKKKKSEGQNLVGEPDSCPEALIAKYMPDKSSVKKFKKHLLHLGWKFELIMDCGIIKKNYVTPDGKVLGSLTQVCQVLEESKACRPVPPVEQSSLYESTDNSIQSPPCMEGPQTCREVPELPSTSTEETIIDPEISRQAVIDYCSPRSKGAYHKLYKLGVKIGDTTLKAKKYLAATGWKFYTVGKKDKKLRFRSPEGKLFISFRKACIWCIKKWESESQLPEHDPLLREKEPLQNGKSRLYNMTKPRKKRKHGDVRDIHTGGLPGKKSRPSLKKGDGIGSNSLACVMRSSKRARKAAPSSSNQTPRTVLSWLIDNNVVLPRAKVQYCGKKYGNPIAEGRITREGIKCNCCQKIFGLRNFEAHAGSSCHRPSANIFLEDGRSLLECQMQMKRKQSVNNTTKEPCAVEKGSRFSTNDYICSVCHYGGELILCDECPSSFHRDCLGMKEVPEGDWFCPSCCCKVCGESRFDTNRNHFTDNSVLICCQCDHKYHARCLRSKGPGKLDNYPEGNWFCNKSCELIFLGMRHLLGKPVIVGDDNLTWTLLKYIEPDDSGSDIVGYESSMENYSRLSVALNVMHECFEPVEEPHTSRDIVEDVIFSRWSELNRLNFQGFYTVLLERNDELITVATVRVYGEKVAEIPLVATQFQHRRLGMCRILIKELEKKLMELGVERLVLPAVPAVLNTWTASFGFSVMKESERVNFLDYTFLDFQGTIMCQKILQKTASPSVISSVLTEAEQTHFDNTNSKDNVELDDNTAVSEVDQGSMHR